From the Vibrio vulnificus CMCP6 genome, one window contains:
- a CDS encoding tetratricopeptide repeat-containing diguanylate cyclase, producing MHKKLAFSLLILLLLALSIVTWDVFVDQDTASYPQTRSVKMLASPEEQLKTFSAHHPLLNIMPLVQIEPDKAQALLAEWEKGTKWETKHHSARADLEHIYTLLIKREIAKTQQSQERVDQLTGQLEQFASQRKMAWLSAQLIIEKAGRELKQGQFDEGLKHVEHGMAMANENGADFLLLEGFNTLGILYNATNQLKRSQLAFYQGLELSERFPNNAFIGRYLNNLGLLYVHLEQWDKALDFLQRAETFYESIGVTQPNRQLVILLNQSFVYQQLKQKEQAKAAYDRALRYFGENTSTYYRILKLKSEARLYLLDEEFERAIDVAVACVKLDANNTYPLQNGICTYIQAESYLAGKQLDAAQSAVDSAIATFEHLQHARWTIRAHLLRANILEAKGLHAEALSLYKKYYAQEKQQIIGEVHALQTSFEVQEVAKERDLYEAQNQLRELERSLNEQRQRILMIWIVIVGLLLLLGVRRMAIIRKHNLHLQTLSYVDPLTGANNRRFFQREIETPNLLNRAHLYRIVLVDLDWFKSINDTHGHEIGDFVLVETAKRIKQQLASDELFVRWGGEEFLLVLKNDDDLPLRLQKLVESIRTSAYQLKGKSYNITISVGASEPCGLNELKNSSDAFVTADMCLYQAKSLGRDRAITPEQIK from the coding sequence ATGCACAAAAAGCTCGCTTTTTCTCTATTAATTTTACTTCTTCTCGCTTTGTCTATCGTGACTTGGGACGTGTTTGTTGATCAAGATACGGCTTCATATCCCCAAACCCGCTCGGTAAAAATGTTAGCCTCCCCCGAAGAGCAGCTCAAAACCTTTTCTGCTCATCATCCGTTACTCAACATCATGCCATTGGTTCAGATAGAACCCGATAAAGCGCAAGCGTTACTCGCTGAATGGGAGAAGGGGACAAAGTGGGAAACTAAGCATCACAGTGCAAGAGCGGATCTAGAGCATATTTATACCTTGCTGATTAAACGTGAAATCGCCAAAACACAACAATCTCAAGAGCGAGTTGACCAGTTAACTGGCCAGTTAGAGCAGTTTGCGTCTCAACGAAAAATGGCTTGGTTGAGTGCCCAGTTAATTATCGAAAAAGCGGGACGAGAGTTGAAGCAAGGCCAGTTTGATGAGGGGTTAAAGCACGTCGAGCACGGTATGGCGATGGCAAATGAAAACGGTGCTGATTTCCTGTTACTGGAAGGGTTTAACACCTTGGGTATCTTGTACAATGCCACCAATCAACTAAAGCGCTCACAATTGGCGTTTTACCAAGGGTTAGAATTAAGTGAAAGGTTTCCTAACAACGCGTTTATTGGCCGTTATCTTAACAACTTGGGGCTGCTTTATGTTCATTTAGAACAGTGGGATAAGGCATTGGATTTTCTCCAACGGGCCGAAACATTCTATGAATCGATCGGTGTGACTCAGCCCAATCGCCAACTGGTGATATTGCTTAATCAGTCGTTTGTTTACCAACAGCTTAAACAAAAGGAGCAAGCCAAAGCCGCGTACGATAGGGCCTTACGTTATTTTGGCGAGAACACCTCGACGTATTATCGGATTTTGAAACTCAAAAGTGAGGCTCGGCTGTATTTGCTTGATGAAGAGTTTGAACGTGCGATTGATGTCGCTGTTGCCTGTGTCAAGCTCGATGCAAACAATACCTATCCTTTGCAAAATGGCATTTGCACTTATATTCAGGCGGAAAGCTATCTCGCGGGTAAACAGTTGGATGCGGCGCAAAGTGCAGTGGATAGTGCCATTGCCACATTTGAACATTTACAACATGCTCGTTGGACCATTCGTGCCCATTTATTACGGGCCAACATTCTCGAAGCTAAAGGGCTGCATGCAGAAGCGTTAAGCCTTTATAAGAAGTATTACGCCCAAGAGAAACAGCAAATTATTGGCGAAGTTCACGCTCTACAAACCTCCTTTGAAGTACAAGAAGTCGCGAAAGAGCGCGATCTATACGAAGCGCAAAATCAACTGCGCGAATTAGAGCGTAGTTTGAATGAGCAGCGTCAGCGCATTCTAATGATTTGGATTGTGATTGTCGGGTTACTCTTGCTTTTGGGAGTGCGCAGAATGGCCATTATTCGCAAGCACAACCTTCATTTGCAAACGCTGTCCTATGTGGACCCGCTGACAGGGGCCAACAATAGACGTTTCTTCCAAAGGGAAATTGAAACACCAAATCTGCTCAATCGTGCCCATCTCTATCGAATTGTCCTTGTTGATCTTGACTGGTTTAAATCCATCAACGATACGCATGGTCATGAGATTGGGGATTTTGTCCTCGTTGAAACCGCCAAACGCATCAAACAACAGTTGGCATCCGATGAGTTGTTTGTACGCTGGGGTGGTGAAGAGTTTCTTCTGGTACTCAAAAATGACGATGATCTTCCTTTACGTTTGCAAAAGCTGGTGGAGTCGATTCGGACTTCCGCTTATCAATTGAAAGGGAAAAGTTACAACATCACTATTTCAGTAGGGGCCAGTGAACCTTGCGGTCTCAATGAGTTGAAAAACAGCTCTGACGCCTTTGTTACCGCGGATATGTGCCTTTACCAAGCGAAAAGTTTGGGACGTGATCGCGCGATCACCCCTGAGCAAATTAAGTGA
- the nirD gene encoding nitrite reductase small subunit NirD: MQTKQFICHLNELKSDHGHPVLLDDEQLAMFYVPKEGVFAIQNWDPIGKAFVLSRGIVGDIQGELCVASPLYKQHFCLKTGKCFEDESVKLTTWPVLVENDAVYVLG, from the coding sequence ATGCAAACTAAACAATTTATCTGCCATCTCAATGAACTGAAAAGTGACCATGGCCATCCTGTGTTATTGGATGATGAGCAATTGGCGATGTTTTATGTGCCTAAGGAGGGGGTGTTTGCGATACAAAACTGGGACCCGATTGGCAAAGCTTTTGTATTAAGTCGCGGCATTGTCGGGGATATCCAAGGTGAGCTCTGCGTTGCCTCTCCGTTGTATAAACAGCATTTTTGCTTAAAAACAGGTAAGTGCTTTGAAGATGAATCGGTCAAATTAACGACATGGCCAGTGCTGGTGGAAAACGACGCCGTTTACGTTCTAGGCTAG
- the nirB gene encoding nitrite reductase large subunit NirB has product MESIVIIGNGMVGHQLVEQLVASGSHLEKRIIVIGEERFVAYDRVHLSAMFSGQSHQDLLLSSEEWYQKHGIELILGVAVVGIDRQSKRVTLEDESQLSYDQLVFATGSYPFVPPMAGSERSKVFVYRTLDDLSQIKQACLGAKKGAVVGGGLLGLEAANALRLLGLETHVVEFAPRLMPVQLDEGAGAVLKSKIEQLGLTVHTSTATEKIIDGETAYHRMVFKDAPPLEVDVIVFSAGIRPRDQLARDCGLELGERGGIVINNACQTSDTAIYAIGECALWQGKIFGLVAPGYAMARVVAQQLRGGSEAEFSGADMSTKLKLLGVDVASIGDAHKATPKATEMVLHDAAAGIYKKLVVDQSGTTLLGAILIGDNQDYDVLLQSYLNKTPLPQPAVSLLFDTSALKGDVSDNTVICSCHNVTKGDLISAIQAGAHELGELKALTKAGSGCGGCSAMVKSVLDQQLSVMGLEVNTQLCEHFSQTRQALYHICQVEKIRDFGSLLAKHGKGHGCDICKPTAGSIFSSLWNEHIMEPEHSPLQDSNDAFMANLQKDGSYSIVPRIPGGEITPEKLIVLGEVARQYDLYTKITGGQRVDLFGAQVEQLPEIWQTLIDAGFETGHAYGKSVRTVKSCVGSTWCRYGVDDSVGLAIELENRYKGLRAPHKLKFAVSGCTRECAEAQSKDIGVIATEKGWNLYVCGNGGMRPRHADLLAADLSKAELIRLIDRVLMFYVRTADRLQRTSVWLENLDGGLDYLKSVVLDDSLHLCEQLEQQMAHVVDTYHCEWKQTLTNPEKLMRFRPFINSTQQSTLLGYQRTRGQRIPVKLED; this is encoded by the coding sequence ATGGAAAGCATAGTGATCATTGGCAATGGCATGGTAGGTCATCAACTGGTAGAGCAGCTCGTCGCCAGTGGCAGCCATTTAGAAAAAAGAATTATCGTGATTGGGGAAGAGCGATTTGTCGCCTATGACCGCGTTCACCTCTCGGCGATGTTTTCAGGACAAAGCCACCAAGACTTATTACTCAGCAGTGAAGAGTGGTATCAGAAGCATGGCATTGAGCTGATATTGGGCGTTGCGGTGGTGGGCATTGACCGACAAAGCAAAAGAGTCACATTGGAAGATGAAAGCCAACTGAGTTATGACCAATTGGTGTTTGCCACCGGCTCTTACCCATTTGTGCCCCCGATGGCAGGAAGCGAGCGCAGCAAGGTGTTTGTCTACCGAACCTTGGATGATCTGTCGCAGATTAAGCAAGCCTGTCTTGGTGCGAAGAAAGGTGCCGTGGTTGGGGGAGGGTTACTCGGTTTGGAGGCGGCAAATGCTTTAAGGCTGCTTGGCTTAGAAACGCATGTCGTTGAATTTGCACCACGCTTAATGCCAGTCCAGCTTGATGAGGGTGCAGGCGCGGTGCTGAAAAGCAAAATTGAGCAACTTGGCTTAACGGTGCATACCTCAACCGCCACCGAAAAAATCATTGATGGTGAAACGGCTTACCATCGCATGGTGTTTAAAGATGCCCCGCCGCTGGAAGTGGATGTGATCGTGTTCTCGGCGGGCATTCGACCGAGAGACCAACTGGCTCGCGATTGTGGCCTTGAGCTGGGTGAGCGCGGTGGCATCGTGATCAATAACGCTTGTCAAACCAGTGATACCGCGATTTACGCCATTGGCGAGTGTGCGCTGTGGCAAGGAAAAATCTTCGGCTTGGTGGCACCTGGATATGCGATGGCGCGAGTAGTGGCGCAGCAACTGAGAGGGGGCAGCGAGGCTGAGTTTAGCGGCGCAGACATGAGCACCAAGCTCAAATTATTGGGGGTAGATGTGGCGTCGATAGGTGATGCGCATAAAGCCACACCGAAGGCGACGGAAATGGTACTGCATGATGCGGCTGCCGGCATCTACAAAAAATTGGTGGTGGATCAAAGCGGCACCACCTTGCTGGGCGCGATCTTAATCGGCGACAACCAAGACTATGATGTGCTGCTGCAAAGCTACTTGAATAAAACCCCGCTGCCGCAGCCTGCGGTCAGTTTGCTGTTTGACACCAGTGCGCTAAAAGGGGATGTCAGTGACAACACGGTGATCTGTTCATGCCACAACGTTACCAAAGGCGATCTGATCAGTGCGATTCAGGCGGGAGCGCATGAGCTTGGCGAGTTAAAAGCGCTGACCAAAGCCGGCAGCGGGTGTGGCGGTTGCAGTGCCATGGTCAAATCGGTGCTTGATCAGCAACTGAGCGTGATGGGCTTAGAAGTGAATACCCAGCTTTGTGAGCACTTTAGCCAAACGCGGCAGGCGCTTTACCACATATGCCAAGTCGAGAAAATTCGCGATTTCGGTAGTTTGTTGGCGAAGCACGGTAAGGGGCATGGTTGCGACATATGCAAGCCCACCGCAGGGTCGATTTTCTCGTCATTATGGAATGAGCACATCATGGAGCCGGAACATTCACCTTTGCAGGATTCCAACGATGCGTTTATGGCCAATCTGCAAAAAGACGGTTCTTACTCTATTGTGCCCCGTATCCCTGGTGGCGAGATCACCCCAGAGAAGCTCATCGTGTTAGGGGAGGTGGCTCGCCAGTACGATCTCTACACCAAAATCACCGGAGGTCAACGCGTTGACCTGTTTGGTGCTCAGGTGGAGCAGTTACCGGAGATTTGGCAAACCCTGATCGATGCTGGATTTGAAACCGGCCATGCTTACGGCAAATCCGTACGCACGGTGAAATCTTGTGTCGGTTCAACCTGGTGTCGTTATGGCGTGGATGATTCAGTGGGTCTAGCCATTGAACTTGAGAATCGTTACAAAGGGCTGCGAGCGCCGCATAAGCTGAAGTTTGCCGTATCAGGGTGTACGCGTGAATGTGCTGAAGCGCAAAGCAAAGACATAGGCGTGATCGCGACAGAAAAAGGCTGGAATTTGTATGTGTGTGGTAACGGTGGCATGCGCCCAAGACATGCCGACCTGTTAGCGGCTGATTTGAGTAAAGCAGAGCTGATTAGGCTGATCGACCGTGTGTTGATGTTTTACGTGCGCACGGCGGATCGTTTGCAACGCACCTCCGTGTGGTTGGAGAATCTTGATGGCGGATTGGATTATCTCAAAAGCGTCGTTCTGGACGATTCGCTCCATCTGTGTGAGCAACTTGAGCAGCAAATGGCGCATGTCGTGGACACGTATCACTGTGAGTGGAAGCAAACCTTAACCAATCCTGAAAAATTGATGCGTTTCAGACCGTTCATTAACTCAACCCAGCAGAGCACGCTATTGGGCTACCAACGTACGCGTGGCCAGCGTATCCCTGTCAAACTGGAGGATTAA
- a CDS encoding ABC transporter ATP-binding protein, whose product MSKSFLELTQLGMRFPTPQGEFIALKNVDMQIQKGEFISLIGHSGCGKSTVLNLVAGLHLPTDGGVIVDGREVSGPGPERAVVFQNHSLLPWLTVYQNVELAVKQIAQGQSKAWVKEQVHHYLDLIQMAHAADKKPDEISGGMKQRVGIARALALQPKVLLMDEPFGALDALTRARLQDALMAIQAELNNTVIMITHDVDEAVLLSDKIVMMTNGPAATIGEILPIELPRPRDRVALADDPQYQHYRQAVLRFLYEKQSKGEAATARTAQHSQAKPIKTA is encoded by the coding sequence ATGTCTAAATCGTTTTTAGAACTGACGCAACTTGGGATGCGCTTTCCTACCCCTCAAGGGGAGTTTATCGCGCTGAAAAACGTCGATATGCAGATCCAAAAAGGGGAGTTCATTTCACTGATTGGCCATTCTGGCTGTGGAAAATCAACCGTGCTGAACTTGGTCGCTGGGCTGCATCTGCCGACCGATGGTGGTGTGATTGTCGATGGTAGAGAAGTGAGTGGCCCGGGGCCTGAGCGCGCGGTGGTGTTCCAAAATCATTCGCTGTTGCCTTGGTTAACCGTTTATCAAAACGTTGAGTTGGCCGTTAAGCAGATTGCCCAAGGCCAGAGCAAAGCGTGGGTGAAAGAGCAAGTGCACCACTATTTGGATTTGATTCAAATGGCGCATGCCGCCGATAAAAAACCGGATGAAATCTCAGGCGGTATGAAACAGCGGGTGGGCATTGCCCGAGCGTTGGCCTTACAACCTAAAGTGCTGCTGATGGATGAGCCGTTTGGCGCTTTGGATGCGCTGACTCGCGCGCGATTGCAAGATGCTCTGATGGCCATTCAAGCCGAGCTCAACAACACGGTGATCATGATTACGCACGATGTCGATGAAGCGGTTTTGCTTTCCGACAAAATTGTCATGATGACCAATGGCCCTGCGGCGACGATTGGTGAAATTCTCCCGATTGAGTTGCCAAGACCACGTGATCGCGTCGCTTTGGCGGACGACCCGCAATACCAACACTATCGCCAAGCCGTGTTGAGATTCTTATACGAGAAGCAAAGCAAAGGCGAAGCGGCAACGGCGCGCACCGCTCAACACTCGCAAGCAAAACCGATAAAAACAGCCTGA
- a CDS encoding ABC transporter permease, with product MSGNVISLIPSSQAVADKSRLILLPLIGLLVFLLAWHLSARQVETSLGTLPGPVDTFQQFSNLLTEHHNEREKEQRFIERQEQRNAAKLAKDPTAEVKIRPYTGKPTFFDQIITSLVTVACGFMLASLIAIPLGIILGLNQGLYMAFNPIIQLLKPVSPLAWLPIVTMVVSATYVSDDPLFAKSFVNSLFTVALCSLWPTLINTAVGVTSVDKDLLNVSKVLRLSWWRHIRIIVLPSAIPMMFTGLRLSLGIAWMVLIAAEMLAQNPGLGKFVWDEFQNGSSDSLGRIMVAVIVIGLIGLLLDRGMLQCQRWLSWNKQMSLR from the coding sequence ATGTCAGGAAATGTTATTTCACTTATTCCCAGTTCACAGGCTGTGGCGGACAAAAGTCGGCTAATTCTTCTGCCCCTGATTGGCTTACTGGTGTTTTTGTTGGCGTGGCACTTAAGTGCACGCCAAGTCGAAACGTCGCTTGGCACATTGCCAGGTCCGGTGGATACCTTTCAACAGTTTTCTAATTTGCTCACAGAGCACCACAATGAGCGCGAAAAGGAGCAGCGCTTTATTGAGCGGCAGGAGCAACGCAACGCAGCTAAGCTGGCAAAAGATCCTACAGCCGAAGTGAAAATTCGCCCATATACCGGCAAACCGACCTTTTTCGACCAAATCATCACCAGTTTGGTGACGGTGGCTTGCGGGTTTATGTTGGCGAGTCTCATTGCTATTCCACTTGGCATTATTCTCGGGCTAAACCAAGGGCTCTACATGGCGTTCAACCCAATCATCCAATTGTTAAAGCCGGTTTCACCTTTGGCGTGGTTGCCGATTGTCACCATGGTGGTCAGTGCAACCTACGTCAGTGATGACCCGCTTTTTGCCAAGTCTTTCGTCAACTCGCTGTTTACCGTGGCGTTATGCAGCTTGTGGCCAACTTTGATCAACACGGCGGTTGGTGTGACCAGCGTCGATAAAGATCTCCTCAACGTGAGCAAAGTACTGAGGCTTTCATGGTGGCGACACATCCGCATCATCGTGCTTCCATCGGCCATCCCAATGATGTTTACCGGATTACGCCTTTCGTTGGGCATTGCATGGATGGTGTTGATCGCCGCAGAAATGTTGGCGCAAAACCCAGGGCTAGGAAAGTTTGTTTGGGATGAGTTTCAAAACGGCAGCTCTGATTCACTTGGCCGCATCATGGTGGCAGTGATTGTGATTGGCTTGATTGGTCTTCTGCTCGATCGCGGCATGTTGCAATGCCAGCGTTGGTTGTCGTGGAACAAACAGATGTCGTTAAGATAG
- a CDS encoding CmpA/NrtA family ABC transporter substrate-binding protein, which yields MKKRWTVGVLTSWLAFASPVVLAEVGEAEKEDLKFGFIKLTDMAPLAIAYEKGFFEDEGLYVTLEAQANWKVLLDRVIDGELDGAHMLAGQPLGATIGIGTQAKVITAFSMDLNGNAITVSNDVWQQMKPNLVKDSDGKPVHPIKADALKPVVTSYRDQGKAFNMGMVFPVSTHNYELRYWLAAGGIHPGFYAPHKGDNSGQINADVLLSVTPPPQMPATMEAGTIKGYCVGEPWNQQAVFKGIGVPVVTDYEIWKNNPEKVFGVAQDWAEKYPNTHIRVVKALIRAAHWLDENDNRNRAEAVKLLSRSEYVGADAEVIANSMTGTFEYEKGDKRQVPDFNVFFRYNATYPYYSDAIWYLTQMRRWGQIEHQKPDSWYMDIAKQVYRPEIYQRAAEALIEEGTLSASDFPDFAKESGFRPPQTHFIDQIRYDGRSPNAYLQQFAIGLKGSESL from the coding sequence ATGAAAAAGAGATGGACAGTTGGCGTATTAACAAGTTGGTTGGCGTTTGCTTCACCGGTTGTACTCGCAGAAGTCGGCGAGGCTGAAAAAGAGGACTTAAAGTTTGGCTTTATCAAATTGACCGACATGGCACCGTTGGCGATCGCTTATGAAAAAGGATTTTTTGAGGATGAAGGGCTGTATGTGACGCTAGAAGCGCAGGCCAACTGGAAGGTGCTGCTCGATCGCGTGATTGATGGTGAACTGGATGGCGCGCACATGCTGGCAGGCCAACCACTGGGTGCCACCATCGGCATTGGCACGCAAGCCAAAGTGATCACCGCATTCAGTATGGATCTCAATGGTAACGCGATCACCGTGTCGAACGATGTTTGGCAGCAAATGAAGCCCAATTTGGTCAAAGACAGTGACGGTAAACCCGTTCACCCCATCAAAGCCGATGCCCTTAAACCTGTCGTAACAAGTTACCGCGACCAAGGCAAAGCGTTCAATATGGGCATGGTGTTTCCCGTTTCAACGCATAACTACGAACTGCGCTACTGGCTCGCGGCTGGGGGGATTCATCCTGGCTTTTATGCGCCGCATAAAGGCGACAACAGTGGCCAAATTAATGCCGACGTGCTGCTCAGCGTCACGCCGCCACCACAAATGCCAGCCACCATGGAAGCGGGCACCATCAAAGGCTATTGCGTTGGTGAACCGTGGAACCAGCAAGCGGTGTTTAAGGGCATTGGTGTGCCCGTGGTGACCGACTATGAGATCTGGAAAAACAACCCAGAGAAGGTATTTGGCGTTGCACAAGATTGGGCGGAAAAGTACCCCAATACCCATATCCGCGTGGTCAAAGCTCTGATCCGTGCGGCGCATTGGTTAGATGAAAACGATAACCGCAATCGCGCCGAAGCCGTGAAGCTGCTTTCACGCAGCGAGTACGTGGGCGCCGATGCGGAAGTGATCGCCAATTCCATGACTGGCACGTTTGAATACGAAAAAGGCGATAAGCGACAAGTGCCCGATTTTAATGTGTTCTTTCGCTACAACGCCACCTATCCCTACTACAGCGACGCGATTTGGTATCTCACACAAATGCGCCGTTGGGGACAAATCGAACATCAGAAACCGGACTCATGGTACATGGACATCGCCAAGCAGGTGTATCGACCAGAGATTTATCAACGCGCGGCAGAAGCACTAATCGAAGAAGGGACATTGAGCGCCAGTGATTTTCCTGACTTTGCCAAAGAAAGCGGTTTTCGCCCACCGCAAACCCACTTCATTGATCAGATCCGCTATGACGGCCGTAGCCCCAATGCGTATCTGCAGCAGTTTGCCATTGGCCTGAAAGGCTCTGAGTCACTTTAA
- a CDS encoding ANTAR domain-containing response regulator, translated as MTKKSYQRTMIVCCDSLTQQAHLAERLAKEYDQVLGCQLGQLEHILRREAESCVVVGWSAPCAEVRLIIEYCRQQKRPVLVLFRQVFAHQFNQLKDCHDCVFLPEENTLPLAPWIDYAAQLRESYLLVEEKVALLNDKLQERKVIEKAKGLLMKFQQVDEETAYQAMRRSAMQTSQPMLQVAKNVIATLTTL; from the coding sequence ATGACGAAAAAGTCTTATCAAAGGACGATGATTGTTTGCTGCGATTCATTAACACAACAAGCGCATTTAGCAGAGCGATTGGCGAAAGAATATGACCAAGTGCTCGGGTGTCAGCTAGGGCAATTGGAACACATCCTGCGGCGAGAAGCGGAAAGCTGCGTCGTCGTCGGGTGGTCCGCCCCTTGCGCCGAAGTGCGGTTGATCATTGAGTATTGCCGTCAACAAAAGCGGCCGGTGTTGGTCTTGTTTCGCCAAGTTTTTGCTCACCAATTCAATCAGTTAAAAGATTGCCACGACTGTGTGTTTTTACCAGAAGAAAACACTTTGCCTTTAGCGCCTTGGATCGACTACGCCGCGCAACTAAGAGAAAGTTACTTGCTGGTGGAGGAGAAAGTGGCGCTTTTAAATGACAAATTGCAAGAGCGAAAAGTGATTGAAAAAGCCAAAGGTCTACTGATGAAGTTTCAACAAGTGGACGAAGAAACCGCCTATCAAGCGATGCGTCGTTCCGCGATGCAAACCAGTCAACCCATGCTGCAAGTTGCGAAAAACGTGATTGCGACGTTAACCACACTGTAA
- a CDS encoding dienelactone hydrolase family protein, with protein MVGKTSNSATKQPIPQEAFDWYDEYAHGKIDRREFLNRLAGLAVLGFSVATLTEALLPDYAKAEQVSFNDPDIKASYQTFPSPKGHGEGKGYLVVPTQLTTPLPVVLVVHENRGLNPYIKDVARRLAKQGFVAFAPDALAPVGGYPGNDDQGRELQKNLDRAKIEQDFIAAAQYLKTHTLSNGKLGAVGFCFGGYVVNMLAAVMGEQLNAGVPFYGTPADKSLRADIKAPLQLHFAELDQRVNATWPDYEQDLKAINARYNAFIYPKVNHGFHNDSTARYAPEEAELAWQRTVEFFRRELKS; from the coding sequence ATGGTTGGCAAAACATCGAATTCAGCAACAAAGCAACCCATCCCACAAGAAGCCTTTGATTGGTATGACGAGTATGCGCACGGCAAGATTGACCGCCGTGAGTTTTTAAATCGCCTAGCCGGGTTGGCGGTGCTTGGCTTTAGCGTTGCGACATTAACCGAGGCACTGCTGCCGGATTACGCAAAGGCGGAGCAAGTGTCGTTTAATGACCCCGATATCAAAGCCAGTTATCAAACGTTCCCCTCACCAAAAGGCCATGGCGAAGGCAAAGGCTATTTAGTGGTGCCAACGCAACTGACCACGCCGCTACCAGTGGTGCTCGTGGTGCATGAAAATCGTGGCCTCAACCCCTACATCAAAGATGTCGCACGCCGTTTAGCCAAGCAGGGGTTTGTCGCTTTTGCACCGGATGCATTAGCGCCTGTCGGCGGTTATCCGGGTAATGATGACCAAGGCCGTGAGCTGCAAAAGAACCTCGATAGAGCAAAAATAGAGCAAGATTTCATCGCCGCGGCGCAATACCTCAAAACGCATACTCTGAGCAATGGCAAGCTAGGAGCGGTTGGTTTCTGTTTTGGCGGCTATGTGGTGAACATGTTGGCGGCCGTTATGGGTGAACAGTTAAATGCTGGGGTACCGTTTTATGGCACGCCAGCAGACAAATCGTTACGAGCCGACATCAAAGCGCCCCTTCAACTCCATTTCGCCGAACTCGACCAACGAGTGAATGCCACTTGGCCTGACTATGAGCAAGATTTAAAAGCCATTAATGCTCGCTACAACGCCTTCATCTATCCGAAGGTCAATCATGGCTTTCATAACGACTCGACCGCCCGTTATGCGCCAGAAGAGGCAGAGTTGGCTTGGCAAAGAACCGTGGAGTTTTTCCGTCGCGAGCTCAAATCCTAG
- a CDS encoding glycosyl transferase family protein, with protein sequence MSTILECIRTVGRGERGRKPLTFEQAYQVMDEYLDGQVGDDQMAMLLMLIRVQNETRQEIAGFVKAFQSRVPNLGADIDWPCYAGKRASAGKPWHLLAAKIFANNGYKVLLHGYNDKPAGREHAEHYLEAVGVREAGSTQEAKTVLEQDGIVYLPLRNFAPMAEKMIGWKSRYGLRTPINTVVRALNPGGAKIGLRGSFHPGFQQLHAEVEDEIGYTEHGVISFKGQSGESEFNPKVSQTVWFSGQEGVTSHYWTEQMCSDIAIVQNCPFATPDDEKNLMANTIVATLAALLFTELQDREAALEKAHDFWRQYCAAVNISA encoded by the coding sequence ATGAGCACAATTTTGGAATGTATCCGCACGGTTGGACGCGGTGAGCGTGGACGCAAACCCCTGACGTTTGAACAAGCCTATCAAGTCATGGATGAGTATCTCGATGGTCAAGTGGGTGATGACCAGATGGCGATGCTGCTGATGCTGATCCGCGTACAAAATGAGACTCGCCAAGAGATCGCGGGATTTGTTAAAGCTTTCCAAAGTCGAGTACCTAACCTTGGTGCAGATATTGATTGGCCTTGTTATGCGGGAAAACGCGCCTCTGCGGGTAAGCCTTGGCATCTTCTTGCGGCAAAAATTTTTGCCAATAATGGCTACAAAGTTTTGCTCCACGGATACAACGACAAACCCGCAGGGCGTGAACATGCAGAGCATTATTTAGAGGCGGTAGGTGTGCGTGAGGCGGGCTCTACGCAAGAAGCGAAAACAGTGCTTGAGCAAGATGGTATCGTTTATCTGCCGCTGCGAAATTTTGCGCCGATGGCGGAGAAAATGATTGGTTGGAAAAGCCGTTATGGTCTGAGAACACCGATCAACACCGTGGTTCGAGCGCTTAACCCAGGCGGGGCGAAAATCGGCCTGCGTGGCAGTTTCCATCCCGGGTTCCAGCAGTTGCACGCGGAAGTGGAAGATGAAATTGGCTATACCGAGCACGGCGTGATCTCATTTAAAGGCCAGTCGGGAGAGTCGGAGTTTAATCCCAAAGTGAGCCAAACCGTGTGGTTCAGTGGTCAGGAAGGGGTCACCTCTCATTATTGGACTGAGCAAATGTGCTCAGACATCGCGATTGTGCAGAACTGTCCGTTTGCAACGCCGGACGACGAGAAGAACCTGATGGCCAACACCATCGTGGCAACCTTAGCCGCGCTGCTGTTTACCGAACTGCAAGATCGAGAAGCGGCACTGGAAAAGGCGCATGATTTTTGGCGTCAATACTGCGCGGCGGTCAATATCTCGGCCTAG